In a genomic window of Quercus lobata isolate SW786 chromosome 4, ValleyOak3.0 Primary Assembly, whole genome shotgun sequence:
- the LOC115986625 gene encoding putative RING-type E3 ubiquitin transferase C3H69 isoform X3: MSKRVLCKFFAHGACLKGEHCEFSHDWKDPPHNICTYYQKGLCAYGSRCRYEHVKASRSHSSASSSSTNARQSLVSDIVPPGNSTRSVLGGLTPVPGSPMELSASSRPFIPPTKPAWNQEYGHHDSLDDWDIGEASSIRPSDRPICSFAAAGNCPRGEKCPHLHGDLCPTCGKHCLHPFRPEEREEHLKSCEKKQKHLEALKHSQEIECSVCLERVLSKPTAAERKFGLLSECDHPFCISCIRNWRSSSPTSGMDVNSALRACPICRKLSYFVIPSVIWYSSKEEKQDIVDSYKAKLKSIDCKHFDFGNGNCPFGSSCFYKVYEPSQLETCISRWPSRGGSSTSSWV, encoded by the exons GGTTCTCTGCAAGTTCTTTGCTCATGGGGCGTGTCTGAAAGGGGAGCATTGTGAGTTTTCACATGATTGGAAGGATCCCCCACATAAC ATTTGCACCTATTATCAGAAAGGACTTTGTGCATATGGTAGTCGTTGCAGATACGAACATGTTAAAGCTTCTCGAAGCCATTCTTCTGCTTCATCTTCATCAACAAATGCACGCCAATCTCTCGTTTCAGATATTGTTCCTCCGGGTAATAGTACTAGATCTGTATTAGGTGGTCTAACGCCTGTCCCAGGAAGTCCTATGGAGCTATCTGCTTCAAGTAGACCTTTCATTCCTCCTACTAAACCTGCCTGGAATCAAGAGTATGGGCACCACGATTCTCTAGATGACTGGGATATTGGGGAAGCTAGCAGTATTAGACCATCTGACCGTCCCATCTGTTCATTTGCTGCTGCCGGTAATTGTCCCCGAGGAGAAAAATGCCCTCATTTACATGGTGACTTATGTCCCACATGTGGAAAACATTGCTTGCATCCTTTCAGACCTGAGGAAAGAGAGGAGCATTTGAAATCATGTGAGAAAAAGCAAAAGCACTTGGAGGCATTAAAACATAGTCAAGAAATAGAATGCAGTGTTTGTCTAGAACGTGTTCTCTCGAAGCCCACGGCAGCAGAACGGAAGTTTGGGTTGCTGTCAGAATGTGACCATCCATTCTGTATATCCTGCATTAGGAATTGGCGTAGTAGTTCTCCAACCTCTGGGATGGATGTCAATAGTGCATTGAGGGCATGCCCAATTTGTCGTAAGTTATCATACTTTGTTATTCCAAGTGTCATTTGGTATTCTTCGAAGGAAGAGAAGCAGGACATTGTTGATAGCTACAAGGCAAAGCTCAA GTCCATTGATTGCAAGCACTTTGATTTTGGGAATGGAAACTGCCCATTTGGGAGTAGTTGCTTTTATAAG